A window of the Campylobacter massiliensis genome harbors these coding sequences:
- a CDS encoding NAD(P)/FAD-dependent oxidoreductase: MLDLAIIGGGPAGLSAGLYATRGGLKNVVMFEKGMPGGQITSSSEIENYPGQKAPGESGIDFMSTWVAQCTRFGLKHEMAGVERVVKNADGSFTVKLEGGKEEQAKAVIVATGSTPRRAGFAGEDEFFGRGVSTCATCDGFFYKNKEVAVLGGGDTAIEEALYLANICSRVYIIHRRDEFRAAPVTLEKARANAKIEFITSATIKQAYGDKAGLAGLIINTKDGERDLKVPGVFVFVGLNVNNDVLRQENGEFVCQTEDGGQVSVDLKMQTSVPGLFAAGDIRKDAPKQVIVAAGDGAVAALSVLSYIESLH, encoded by the coding sequence ATGTTAGATTTAGCAATCATCGGAGGCGGTCCTGCAGGACTTAGCGCGGGACTTTACGCCACTCGCGGCGGACTAAAAAACGTCGTAATGTTTGAAAAAGGTATGCCAGGCGGCCAGATCACGAGCAGCTCTGAGATAGAAAACTATCCCGGCCAAAAAGCTCCTGGCGAGAGCGGCATAGACTTCATGAGCACGTGGGTCGCACAGTGCACACGTTTTGGACTAAAGCACGAGATGGCGGGCGTCGAGCGCGTGGTAAAAAACGCCGACGGCAGCTTCACGGTCAAGCTTGAAGGCGGCAAAGAAGAGCAGGCCAAAGCAGTCATCGTAGCCACCGGCTCCACTCCGCGCCGCGCAGGCTTTGCGGGCGAGGACGAGTTTTTCGGCAGAGGCGTGAGCACGTGCGCGACTTGCGACGGATTTTTCTATAAAAACAAAGAAGTCGCGGTTCTGGGCGGCGGCGATACGGCGATCGAGGAGGCCTTGTATCTAGCCAACATCTGCTCGCGCGTCTATATCATCCACCGCAGAGACGAGTTTCGCGCCGCTCCCGTCACGCTAGAAAAGGCCCGCGCTAACGCTAAAATCGAGTTTATCACGAGCGCCACGATCAAGCAAGCTTATGGCGACAAAGCAGGCCTAGCAGGTCTAATCATAAACACGAAAGATGGCGAGCGCGACCTAAAAGTGCCGGGCGTTTTCGTATTCGTCGGGCTTAACGTAAACAACGACGTCCTCCGTCAAGAAAACGGCGAATTCGTATGCCAGACCGAGGATGGCGGCCAAGTGAGCGTCGATCTAAAGATGCAAACTAGCGTGCCGGGGTTATTTGCCGCGGGCGACATCAGAAAAGACGCGCCAAAACAAGTCATCGTGGCCGCAGGAGATGGCGCAGTAGCGGCCCTTAGCGTGCTTAGCTACATCGAGAGCCTACACTAA
- a CDS encoding ankyrin repeat domain-containing protein, whose protein sequence is MNKLALSLVALSLIVFVNFIYEKLSGPTRFVVTADTKIIPGSELSKYVTQEEIDDFAFRYWDIDKQIKDDAFAENFRKLLKSKQTDQILKFMQDNNISVDSPVIDGVTPLMYASFYDDEVTAKRLIDMGVNAHTQDNYKLSPLAYAIENNSTKTAKLLLDSGVKFDEVKAVQWYRKTPFYYNIEKLIIDGDDVKIIFEDNYQVNKESKDVNDPIGYIVTHNYVEMTELALASGYRPKLDDHHNTFFHGLRDDSEFMRSLYILLDTIPNYEPMLELLLKYDVVGQPTKEELKKAYEECYKKRKGLIDYKENYIYKMNQGRDEEAEEKIQRTNNKYKYAPYSLLYEDGLLQYKPKPIDPKKIEEFDKDINFYNPHCPDENATFKDIRAFIKWANEMEKQEGINSAIGRAESGMAQVIYVDSNRSKSDSNSNLQSK, encoded by the coding sequence TTGAACAAACTCGCACTTAGCCTCGTCGCTCTTTCCCTCATCGTTTTCGTAAATTTTATTTACGAAAAACTATCCGGCCCCACCCGTTTCGTCGTTACCGCCGATACCAAGATAATCCCCGGTTCGGAACTAAGCAAATACGTAACGCAAGAGGAGATAGACGACTTTGCTTTTAGATACTGGGATATAGATAAACAGATAAAGGACGACGCATTTGCTGAAAATTTCCGCAAGCTTTTAAAATCAAAGCAAACGGATCAAATTTTAAAATTTATGCAAGATAATAACATTAGCGTAGACTCTCCCGTCATAGACGGCGTTACTCCTTTGATGTACGCTAGCTTTTACGACGACGAAGTCACGGCAAAAAGGCTGATAGATATGGGCGTAAACGCTCACACGCAAGATAACTACAAACTCTCGCCTCTAGCCTACGCCATAGAAAACAACTCTACAAAGACCGCTAAGCTGCTACTTGATAGCGGGGTTAAATTTGATGAAGTAAAGGCGGTGCAGTGGTATAGAAAAACTCCTTTTTACTACAATATCGAAAAGCTTATCATAGACGGAGACGATGTAAAGATAATATTTGAAGACAACTATCAAGTTAACAAAGAATCCAAAGACGTAAACGATCCGATAGGATATATAGTAACCCATAACTACGTAGAGATGACCGAGCTTGCCCTTGCTAGCGGGTATAGACCGAAACTAGACGATCATCACAATACGTTTTTTCACGGACTAAGAGACGATTCCGAATTTATGCGATCTTTATATATCTTGCTAGATACTATCCCAAACTACGAACCCATGCTAGAGCTTCTTTTAAAATACGACGTCGTGGGGCAACCTACTAAAGAGGAGCTAAAGAAGGCGTATGAGGAGTGCTATAAAAAGCGCAAGGGATTGATTGATTATAAAGAAAACTATATCTATAAAATGAATCAAGGTAGAGACGAAGAGGCCGAAGAAAAGATACAAAGGACCAATAATAAATACAAATATGCTCCTTATTCGCTACTATATGAAGACGGCCTTTTACAATACAAACCAAAGCCGATAGACCCGAAAAAGATAGAAGAATTTGACAAAGATATAAATTTCTATAATCCGCATTGCCCCGATGAAAATGCTACGTTTAAAGACATTAGGGCTTTTATCAAATGGGCAAACGAAATGGAAAAGCAAGAGGGGATAAATAGCGCTATAGGTAGAGCCGAAAGCGGCATGGCTCAGGTGATTTACGTAGATAGCAACAGAAGTAAATCAGACTCAAACTCAAATTTACAAAGCAAATAG
- a CDS encoding M16 family metallopeptidase: MRKILFLFLAVFAASVLAKQAPVAQAAKMRQADANLSASNLTAKDKTAQKLNLTQDPAIISGELANGLKYYVKENKQPANSAYFYLVVNIGSTDERENELGLAHFTEHMAFNGSREFSKNELVKKLESLGVAFGADLNAQTSYDQTSYLLEIHVNEQNLKDVFRVFRDWIDGVSFDAAELDKERGIIVEEERARNTPAYRFYIKNRVPELYGDSIYAKRSPIGDMNIVKNVDVATIKGFYERTYQPRFMKFIVVGDFDKKRIEEMIKQSFSSAKNTNDYASPDKTIPIKSGFSVNNYDSAEIGLNSINLIFTQKYKFDDEIQRLRQNLLANYISDLVAMIYEQRNLALRGRFYSPIIEDQNVLYAFEINAVEDDFSGALSDLAGVLKGVQKFGFSRADFESAKKDFINSAKNAYLQAGNKRSSVVAANIEETTRIGGVLLGEKDLRDVTLALLEGISLEDVNAEFRRILGIDAKTLNVISAKGEKLNEAKFDQIWAEAKPYDTLASNQAKSELFDYGALKPKNFVSKKHNEKLDFYLYELPNGARVAFKEVKTKKDVVWLSAVSRGGTSNLPKPKQGALAVEVSNESGAGEFSNYDLAKILSGKQLSYSKFIDQLSQGYSASSASADFEWLLRALFLEFSEPRFDENALKKTKINELEKLEKTKNLPERKFRDEFARFFYENNPRTNPLEAADINELQMNDVKKIVKEKFTNAASYDFIVVGDLNLTAAEPLLQKYLANLPARAQRENFVDDGVRTILGEREFKRSYQTTQRSDAAMIMKNENVKYSRPELLRVNALSAVLSMMLREDVREDRGQVYGLGVHMNLAKYPYESFTAHFGFTAAPDNVNAVLGEIKSNVAELKGGADVKRYLQNFKKSALVKMRQSYVQGEFWTRALMRELVFGDEVLSLDEYEKAVNALTEQDVKDAAKLYLDEKNVVISVNDPAAAK; the protein is encoded by the coding sequence ATGAGGAAAATTTTATTTTTATTTCTAGCCGTTTTTGCGGCGAGCGTTTTGGCTAAACAAGCGCCGGTTGCGCAGGCGGCTAAAATGCGGCAGGCGGACGCAAATTTGAGCGCGTCAAATTTGACGGCGAAAGATAAAACCGCGCAAAAGCTCAATTTGACCCAGGATCCAGCTATCATCAGCGGCGAGCTAGCAAACGGGCTAAAATACTACGTCAAGGAAAACAAGCAGCCCGCAAATTCGGCATATTTTTATCTAGTCGTAAACATCGGCTCGACCGACGAGCGCGAAAACGAGCTTGGGCTGGCGCACTTTACCGAGCACATGGCCTTTAACGGTAGCCGCGAGTTTAGCAAAAACGAGCTGGTGAAAAAGCTAGAGAGCCTCGGAGTGGCCTTTGGCGCGGATCTAAATGCGCAGACTAGCTACGATCAGACGAGCTATCTGCTGGAAATCCACGTAAACGAGCAAAATTTAAAGGACGTTTTTCGCGTTTTTCGCGACTGGATCGACGGCGTGAGCTTTGACGCAGCCGAGCTGGACAAAGAGCGGGGCATCATCGTCGAGGAGGAGCGCGCTAGAAACACGCCTGCGTATAGATTTTACATCAAAAACCGCGTGCCAGAGCTATACGGCGATAGCATCTACGCTAAAAGGTCGCCTATCGGCGATATGAATATCGTAAAAAACGTCGACGTAGCGACCATAAAGGGCTTTTACGAACGGACGTATCAGCCTAGATTTATGAAATTTATCGTAGTCGGCGACTTTGATAAAAAGCGCATCGAGGAGATGATAAAGCAAAGCTTTAGCTCGGCTAAAAACACGAACGACTACGCGAGCCCCGATAAAACTATCCCTATAAAAAGCGGCTTTAGCGTAAACAACTACGACTCTGCCGAGATCGGGCTAAACTCTATAAATTTGATCTTCACGCAAAAGTACAAATTTGACGACGAGATCCAAAGGCTCAGGCAAAATTTACTCGCAAACTACATCTCAGATCTAGTCGCGATGATATACGAGCAGCGAAATTTAGCCCTGCGCGGGCGATTTTACTCGCCGATAATCGAAGACCAAAACGTGCTTTACGCCTTTGAGATAAACGCCGTCGAGGATGATTTTAGCGGCGCGCTTAGCGATCTGGCGGGCGTTTTAAAGGGTGTGCAGAAATTTGGCTTTAGCCGGGCTGACTTTGAAAGCGCGAAAAAAGATTTTATAAACTCGGCTAAAAATGCCTATCTGCAAGCGGGCAACAAGCGCTCGAGCGTGGTTGCGGCAAATATCGAGGAGACGACGAGGATCGGCGGCGTGTTGCTAGGCGAAAAGGACCTGCGCGACGTTACCTTGGCGCTGCTTGAGGGCATTAGCCTTGAGGACGTAAACGCAGAATTTAGGCGGATACTAGGCATCGACGCAAAAACTTTAAACGTTATTAGCGCCAAAGGAGAGAAGCTAAACGAGGCTAAATTTGATCAAATTTGGGCGGAAGCAAAGCCCTACGATACGTTAGCCTCAAATCAGGCAAAGAGCGAGCTTTTCGACTACGGCGCGTTAAAGCCAAAAAATTTCGTATCAAAAAAGCATAACGAAAAGCTTGATTTTTATCTTTACGAGCTGCCAAACGGCGCGCGCGTGGCATTTAAGGAGGTAAAAACCAAAAAAGACGTCGTCTGGCTAAGCGCGGTTAGTCGCGGCGGCACGTCAAATTTGCCAAAACCAAAGCAGGGCGCGCTAGCAGTAGAGGTCTCAAACGAGAGCGGGGCGGGGGAGTTTAGCAACTACGATCTGGCTAAAATCCTAAGCGGCAAGCAGCTAAGCTATAGTAAATTTATCGATCAGCTTTCACAAGGATATAGCGCGAGCTCGGCTAGTGCGGACTTTGAGTGGCTTTTGCGCGCGCTGTTTTTGGAGTTTAGCGAGCCTAGATTTGACGAAAACGCGCTAAAAAAGACAAAAATCAACGAGCTTGAAAAGCTGGAAAAAACCAAAAATCTGCCCGAGCGCAAATTTCGCGACGAATTTGCGAGATTTTTCTACGAAAACAATCCGCGAACAAACCCGCTCGAGGCCGCGGACATAAACGAGCTGCAGATGAACGACGTAAAAAAGATAGTGAAAGAGAAATTTACTAACGCGGCTTCGTATGATTTTATCGTGGTCGGCGATCTAAATTTGACCGCAGCCGAGCCGCTTTTGCAAAAATATCTGGCAAATTTACCCGCACGCGCACAGCGTGAAAACTTCGTAGATGACGGCGTAAGGACGATTTTGGGCGAGCGGGAGTTTAAGCGAAGCTACCAAACCACGCAGCGAAGCGACGCCGCGATGATAATGAAAAACGAAAACGTGAAGTATTCGCGCCCAGAGTTACTGCGCGTAAACGCCCTATCTGCGGTGCTTTCGATGATGTTGCGCGAGGACGTGCGCGAGGACCGCGGGCAGGTTTACGGCCTGGGCGTGCATATGAATCTCGCAAAATATCCGTACGAAAGCTTCACCGCGCATTTTGGCTTTACGGCTGCGCCTGATAACGTAAACGCCGTGCTGGGCGAGATAAAATCAAACGTCGCCGAGCTAAAAGGCGGCGCGGACGTCAAACGCTATCTGCAAAATTTCAAAAAATCAGCGCTCGTAAAAATGCGCCAATCCTACGTTCAGGGCGAATTTTGGACGCGCGCGCTCATGCGCGAGCTGGTTTTTGGCGATGAGGTTTTGAGCCTGGACGAGTACGAAAAGGCGGTAAATGCGCTCACCGAGCAGGACGTGAAAGACGCAGCGAAGCTCTATCTGGATGAGAAAAACGTCGTGATAAGCGTAAACGATCCCGCCGCGGCGAAGTAA